Sequence from the Azospirillum formosense genome:
CCGGCGTGGAGTGCCGGCAGGGCCGACAGCGCCGCCGCTGCATCCTTCTGGGCGCGCGCGATCTCGCGCTGGAACCGGCTGTTGCCGGCGTGGGTGCTCTCGTTCAGCACGCGGTTGACGGTGTTGGTCCAGGCGGTCAGCGGCCCCAGCCGGTCCGGCGGCAGCGTCGGCAGCACGGCGGCGACCAGCGCGCCGGCCTCCGCCGACAGGCGGCGGGTCTCGTCCAGCGCGTCGTCGCTGCGCGCCGCCGCGTCGATGCGCTCGGCCACCAGCCGGTCGAGGTCCGCCACCGTCGGGACGAGCGTCCCCAGCACCCCGGCCAGCGTCGCGCCGCCCTCGATGTCCGACAGGGCCTGGGCCGACTGCGTGACCGCGGTCAGGTTGGCGGTCAGCTCGGCCAGGGTGACCCGCCGCTCGGGGTGGCTGGCCGCGCCGCCCAGCCGGGTCGCCTGCGACAGCACCTGCTGCAGGCCGCCGTTCAGCACCGCCCCGGTGGTGATGCGCGGCAGCGCCCCGTTGGACAGGTCCGACAGGGCGTGCCGGAACTGCGCGAGGTCGTAGAGCGCCGCACCCGACACGCCAAGCAGCACGCCCACCATGACCAGCAGCCCCAGCCCGACGCGCCGCCCGACGCCGCCCCGGAAGGGGGCGCGCTGGACCGGCGCGGTCGGGGCGGGCTCCGTCGTCATCAACGCGCGGTGATGCGGCCGTCGATGCGGGGCGACACCGTTCCCCGGTCGGTCAGGTGCTGGGCCATGATCTCCCACAGCAGCTTCCCGCCGGCTCCCGAGGAGGAGGAGGCGACCGGCGACTTCAGCATGCCGTAGCCGTCGCCGCCCTGGGCCAGATAGTTGGGCAGGGCCACCGAGTAGCTGGCGTCCGGGTCGAGCGGCTTGCCGCCCACCGTGACGGAGACGACGCGGCTGCCCGCCGGCTGCGTCAGGTCGTAGACCACCGCCATGTTGGACGGGTGGAGGAAGCTGCCCTTCTGGTTGTCCACCCCGGCGGCGCTGACCTCCAGCGCCTCGCGCAGGGCCTTGCCGGTCAGCGGGACGGCGATGATGGTGTCGCGGAAGGGCAGTTCGCGCTGGATGTCGCGGCGGGTCAGCACGGTCCCCGCCTCGTACTGGCGGTTGCCGCGGATGTTGCCGCCGTTGATGAAGGCCACGTCGGTGTTGAAGTGGCCGCGCATGGCGTCGGCGATCAGCGAGGCGAAGGCGTTCTCGCCGGTGCGCACGGCGGCGCGGCGGGTGTCGAGCGGGGTCGCCGTCGTCCCGATGTTGATGTCCAGCAGCTCCGACAGCCGGGCCAGATAGACGCCGACCCGCTTTTCCATCGCCGGGTCCGGCGGCAGCCCGGCCAGCGGCACGATGTCGGCCCCGGCCAGCGCGGGCGGCGCCTTGCCGTCGCCGTCCAGCCGCAGGACGAAGGCCGACCCCTTCACGTTGACGTGGACGCCGAAGACTTTTCCCTTGTCGGCCTCCAGCACGTCCTTGCCGGTGGCGGAGAGCTGGAGCAGCGCGTCGATGGCGGGCTCGCCGCGCAGCGCCTCCACCGCCTCCGGGGCGTTGTCCAGGATGGCGACCACATAGTTCGCGCCTTGGGCGCGCAGCGCGCGGGCCTCCGCGGCGATCGTGGCGGGTGGGCGCACCTCGATGTCCGGCACGATGTACTGGACGGTCAGTTCGGGCGAGATCGCCGACACCACGCCGATCTTTCCCACCGGCGTGTCGAGCAGAGCCGACGGCTCCAGCCCCTCCATCACCTTGCCGGTGTTGCGGTCGATGGTGGTGGCGCTGACGAAGGGGAAGCGCGCCTCGTAGCTGCGCAGGGTCAGCTCGTCCTTGCCGAAGCCGAGGTCGCGCTTGGTCACCGCCATCAGGTCGGGCTGCAGCTCGTTCAGCAGGTCGATCATGTGGGCGCCGCGATCGAAGGTCGACAGGACGCCCGCGGTCAGCGACGCGCCGCCGTGCAGGAACAGGGTGTTGCCCTCCCCCCGCTTGGCGCGCAGCAGCGTGGCGAGGTTGGCGAGCCCGCCCTCGCCCTCCACCGGCTCGATGTCGGCCATCGTCGAGGTGAAGACGATCGACAGCTCCGCCGCCGACGCGGCCGGCGCGACGGCGCCGAGGGCCGCGACGGCGCAGGCGGCCAGGACGGCACGCCAGCCGGAAAAACACCCCACCCCACCACTGCCGCGATTCGGCATGGTCGCCCCCTCCTGCCATCCCTGTTCCTTCAGGATGGTTCTTCCCGTATTCCGGCGGGGGAGTTCAAGGCATATCCTCGCATGCCGGGGAACATTCCGGTGACAAAATCCCCGATCGCAACAGGGACATGGGGACCGGCCGGATCAGGCCGCCTCGTCCTGCCAGGGGTAGGCCAGCGGAACCTCGCGGAAGGCGAAGCGGTCGAGGTGGCGCTCCAGCGCGCCCTTGAGGGCGGTCAGATGCTCGGCGGAACTGGCGTCCAGCCGGCAGTCCAGCGCGTCCGGCCGGGCCTGGAGCGTCAGGGTGGCGTCGCCCGGCCAATCGGCGCCGCGGGCGTCGCGCGGAAAGACGACGCTCCCCGCCTCCGGCGTGTACTCCACCGTCAGATTGTGCGCCCAGTGCTTGCAGAGCTGCTGGAGATAGCGGCTGCCGTTCGGGGTCGGGACGCGGACGCTGCTGGCGTGTCTCATGATGATCCTTCTGTCTGGCAACGGTGACTCAGGGAAGACGTTCGATGCGCTGGGCCGCCTCGTCGATGATCGAGACGGCGGCGTGCACCGTGTCCGCATCGACGCCCTCGCGCCCCAGCCGGTGCATCAGCACGGCCTTCAGATTCTCCATGGCGCGGCGGATCGGGGCGCCGTCGGTGTGCTCGCGCCGGGTCGCCAGGGCGGCGAGGCGGGTGAACAGCGCCGCGACGGTGTCCGCGTCCTGGGCGAGCTGGGCGGTGCCGTCCGGGGTCACGGCGAAGGGCTTGCGCGCGCCCTCGGCGTCGGCCTTGGCGATGTGGCCCATCTCCTCCAGCAGCGACAGGGTCGGGTAGATCACGCCGGGGCTCGGCACATAGCCGCCGCCGGTCAGCTCCTCGACGGCGCGGATCAGGTCGTAGCCGTGCCGCGGCTCGTCGGCGATCAGCTTCAGAAGGACCAGCCGCAGTTCCGACGCCTCGAAGACGCCGCGGCGGCCGCCGCGGCCGCCGCGGCGCTCGTGGCCCCAGCCGCCCTCCGCGGCGTGACGGCCGGCGCCATGACGGGGACCTTCACCATGAGGGCCGCCATGGGGCCCATCGCCGCGCGGGCCGGGATGATGGCGGCGCATCCGGCCGCAGAAGGGAGTCGGGAAAAACCTCATGACGGTGGCCCCACTGTGTTTCGATCGATCTAAGATATATCGTGATCTATCGGGAAACAAGAGCCCAGGACGCTAAACTCTTCGCCCCTCCCAGAAGAGGAACCGCAGCAATCCCGAGCCACGCCCGGGAAGCATACTGCGAATGCGAGCGATTCGCATTGACGATCCGCGGCAATCCGGACCACAGTGCGCCCGCCCTTCCGGCATAGGCCGTCCCGGCGAAGTTGAAGGAGATTCAAGGATGAAGCTGACCCGACGCCACGCCCTCGCCATGACCGCCGCCGTGGTCGGCCTGGCCGCCCTGGCGCCCATCCCAGGTTACGCCCAGGACATGACGGTGCGGCACGCGCAGGGCGAGACCCGGCTTCCCGCCAAGCTCGACCCCGTCCTGGTCTTCGACATGACCTCACTGGACACGCTGGACGCGCTGGGCGTCGCGATCGCCGGGGTGCCCACCGGGCTGAAGCCGAAGCATCTCGCCAAGTATGACGGGCCGTCCTACGCGAAGATCGGCACGCTGTTCGAGCCGGACTACGAGGCGGTGAACGCCGCCGAGCCCGGCCTGATCATCGCCGGGGGCCGCTCCGCCCCGAAATACGCCGAGCTGTCGCGCATCGCGCCGACGCTCGACATGACGACCGACCAGAACGACTTCCTGAACAGCGCCATCGCCAACGCCGAGACGCTGGGCCGCGTCTTCGGCAAGACCGCGCTGGTCAAGCAGAAGGTGGACCGGCTGCGCGCCTCCATCGCCGAGCTGAAGGCGGTGGCGGGCAACGCCGGCAAGGGCCTGCTGATCCTGACCACCGGCGGCAAGATGAGCGCCTACGGGCCGGGATCGCGCTTCGGCATCCTGCACTCGGAATTCGGCGTCCAGCCGGCCGCCCCCGACCTGAAGGTCGCCAACCACGGGCAGGCCATCTCCTTCGAATTCATCCTGGAGACCAACCCGGACTGGCTGTTCGTGATCGACCGCGACGCCGCCATCGGGCAGGACGGCACCCCGGCCCGACGGTTCCTCGACAACGACATCGTCCGCCGCACCACCGCCTGGCGGAAGAACCAGGTCGTCTATCTGGACGGCGGCAACTGGTACCTCGTCGGCGGCGGGCTGCAGGCGCTCCAGCAGGACGTGGACAATCTCCTGGCGGCGCTGTCCAGGAAGTCCTGACCCGTGAAGCCCCTCCCGCTCGCCGCACGGGCCACAGTGCCGCTGGCCACGCTGGGCATCGGCCTGCTGGCCATCTGGAGCCTGTTCGTCGGCGCCAGCGACGTCGGCCTCGCGACTCTGTTCGGCGACGCTCCGGGGCAGGCCGCGCAGGTCCTGCTGGTCAGCCGCCTGCCCCGGACGCTGGCGCTGATCCTGGCCGGCGCCGCCATGGCGGTGTCGGGGCTGCTCCTGCAGATGCTGGTGCGCAACCGCTTCGTGGAGCCCTCCACCGCCGGGACCGCGGAGTCGGCCATCTTCGGCATGATGATGGTCTCGCTGTTGGCCCCGGAGATGCCGGTGCTCGGACGGATGGCCGTCGCCAGCCTGTGCGCTCTGGCCGGGACGGGGCTGTTCCTGGCGATCCTGCGGCAGGTGCCGCTGCGCTCGCCGCTGGTCGTGCCGCTGGTCGGCATCATGCTGGGCGGGGTCATCACGGCGATGACCGACTTCATCGCCTACCGCCGGGACCTGATCCAGTCGGTGCGCGGCTGGGAGATGGGGGACTTCTCCGCCATCCTGCTCGGCCGCTACGAGCTGCTGTGGCTGAGCGCCGCCCTGACCGTCGTCGCCTATCTGGCGGCCGACCGCTTCACCGTCGCCGGGATGGGGCGGGACGTCGCCACCAACCTGGGCATCGACCACCGCAAGGTGATGGCGCTGGGGCTGGTCATCGTGTCGATGACCACCGCGGCGGTGATCGCGACCTGCGGCATGATCCCCTTCCTGGGGCTGATCGTCCCCAACGTCGTCAGCCTCGTCCGCGGCGACAACATGCGCGGGTCCCTGCCCTGGGTCGCGCTGATGGGGGCCGGGCTGGTGCTGGCCTGCGACATCGCCGGGCGGCTGGTCATCCACCCCTACGAGATCCCGATCGGGACGATGATGGGGGTGATCGGCAGCGCCCTGTTCCTCTATCTCCTGCTGCGGAGGAGCGGCCATGCCGGCTGACCGCCGCGTCCTCTCGCCGATGGTCGTCCTGGGCGGCCTGTCGGCGCTGACCCTGCTGTCGATCGCCCTGTTCATGACGCTGGGCGCGCGGGGCAAGTGGGACTTCATCCTGGCCTTCCGCGGCACCAAGGTCGCGGCGATGGTGCTGGTCGGCTACGCCGTCGCCGTGTCGACCGTCCTGTTCCAGACGATCACCAACAACCGCATCCTCACCCCGTCGGTGATGGGCTTCGACCATCTCTTCCGGCTGATCCAGACGGCGCTGGTCTTCCAGTTCGGCAGCGGGCTGGTGGCGTCGCTCGACCCCCGCCTGCGCTTCGGCGTGGAGGTGGCGTCGATGGTCGTCTTCTCCGGCCTGCTCTACTGGTGGCTGTTCAACGGGGCGGGACGGGGCGACAACCGGCGCAGCCTCCATCTGCTGCTTCTCGTCGGCATCGTGTTCGGCGTGCTGTTCCGCAGCGTGACCAACTTCCTCCAGCGCGTCATCGACCCCAACGCCTTCCTGACCGTGCAGGACCGGCTGTTCGCCAACTTCAACCGGGTGGACGTCGAGCTTCTGGCCGTCTCGGCGCTGGTCGTGCTGGCGGTGTCCCTGGCCGGCTGGCGGTGGATGCGCACCTACGACGTGCTGGCGCTGGGGCGCGACGCCGCGATCAACCTCGGCGTGGACCACCGGCGCGCGGTGATGGGTGTGCTGGTGATGGTCTCGATCCTGGTGTCGGTGTCCACGGCGCTGGTCGGGCCGGTGACCTTCTTTGGGCTGCTGGTCGCCAACCTCGCCTATCTGGTGATCCGCTCGCACCGGCACGCGCTGATCCTGCCGGCCGCGGTGCTGCTCGCCGTGCTGACGCTGGTCGCCGGCCAGCTCGTGCTGGAGCGGGTGTTCGGCTACAACGCCGCGCTCAGCATCGTCATCGAGTTCGTGGGCGGTCTCGCCTTCCTGTTCATCCTGGTGCGGGGTTCGGCCCGATGATCGACGTCAAGAACATCACGAAGCGCTACAACGGCGCCGTCGTCGTCAACGGGGTGTCCCTGTCCCTGCCGGCGGGCGGGGTGATCTCGCTGATCGGGGCGAACGGGGCGGGCAAGTCGACGCTGCTGTCGATCATCAGCCGCCTGCTGCCGATGTCCTCGGGCACGGTGGAAATCGACGGGCTGGACGTGACCGCCACGCCGGGCGAGGTGCTGGCCCGCCGCCTGTCCATCCTGCGCCAGGACAACCAGATCATGTCCCGCCTGACGGTGGAGGACCTCGTCGCCTTCGGCCGCTACCCGCACAGCAAGGGCCGCCTGACCGACGAGGACCGCGGGCACATCCGCAACGCGCTGCGCTATCTAGACCTGGAGCCGCTGGCCGGCCGCTTCCTGGACGAGCTGTCGGGCGGCCAGCGCCAGCGCGCCTTCATCGCCATGGTGCTGTGCCAGGACACCGAATACATCCTGCTGGACGAGCCGCTGAACAACCTCGACGTCAAGCACGCCGTGGCGATGATGAAGCTGTTCCGCCGCACCGCGGACGAGTTCGGCAAGACCATCGTGCTGGTGCTGCACGACATCAACTTCGCCTCCTGCTACTCCGACCGCATCGTCGCGATGCGCGACGGCCGGGTCGTGCACCAGGGACCGCCGGAGGAGATCATCACCCCGGAGGTCATCCGCGACGTCTACGGCGTCGAGGCCCAGGTGATGGAGAACGCCGGCCAGCGCATCGCGCTGTACTACCAGTAAGGTCTTTTCAAAAGCGCGGCGGGTCGAAGATCACCGAACGGTCGATCTCGGCCAGCCGCGCCCGTCCGCTCAGCGCCATGGCGACCTCCAGCTCGGTCTGCAGGATGGTCAGCATGTGGGCCACCCCCGCCATGCCGCCGACCGCCAGGGCGTGCAGCACCGGCTGGCCCACCAGCACCGCGTCGGCGCCCAGCGCCAGGGCCTTCAGGACGTCGGTGCCGCGCCGGATGCCGCCATCCGCCAGGATGGGCAGGCGGCCCGCCGCGCGGGCGGCGACCAGCGGCAGCACCTCGGCCACGGCGGGCAGCGTGTCGAGCGTCCGCCCGCCATGGTTCGACACGATGATTCCCGCCGCCCCGGCCTCGATGGCGGGGTCCACGTCGTCGGGGTTCATGATCCCCTTCAGCAGCACCGGCAGCCGCGTCTCGGCGCACAGCCGGCGCACCGTGTCCCAGGTGGCGGCGGCGTGCAGCATGCCCTGGAAGACCGGGCTGCCGGGGCGCGACGGGGTGAAAGGGTCCGGCGCCAGCCCGGCCAGATTGACCGGCGCGATGCCGTCCGGCAGGCGGAAACCGGCGCGCTGCTCGATGTTGCGCAGACCGCTGACCGGCGCGTCCACCGTCAGCACCAGCGCGCGGTAGCCCGCGGCCTCCGCCCGCCGCACCAGGGTGAGCGTGTCCTCCGGGCGCGGCTGGGTGTAGAGCTGGAACCACAGCGGTCCGCCGGCCGCCGCCGCGACCTCCTCCAGCGTCACGCTGGACTGGGTGCTGACGGTCATCCAGGTGCCGGTGAGGCCCGCCGCCTGCGCGGTCGCCCGCTCCCCGTCGCGGTGGACCAGCCGGTGTAAGGCCATGGGCGCGATCAGGATGGGATAGGGCATCGCCTGCCCGAACAGGGTCGCCGCCGCGCTGGCCCCCGACAGGTCGCGCAGCGCCCGCGGCATCAGGCGCATCCGGTCGTAGGCGTCGCGGTTGGCCTGCCGGGTGATGCCGTCCGCTCCGGTCCCCGCGATGTAGGCGCGGGTCGCCGCGTCGACGCGGGCGGTGAAGTGGCGCTCGTAGTCGGAGAGCGAGACGGTGTCGGCGGGAATGCTCATCGCTGGGGTCCTCAATCAAGATCCCCTCTCCCCTCCGGGGGGAGAGGGCTATGAAGAACGGCTCTCCGCCAGCTCGCCCGCCCTTTGCGCCAGCGCCCTCAGCCGCGGGTCGGGCTGGCCGGCCAGGGCGGCGGCCATGCCGCGGTAAAAGTCGGGAAAGCCGGTTTCCAGCGCCCGCGCGAACCACGCCAGCGCCTCCTCCACCCGCCCGTCCTGGAGCAGCAGCCGGGCGTGGTTGAAACGGCCCCAGCAATCCCCGCCCTCCGCGGCGGCCTGGAAGAGCCGGCGGGCACCCGCCCCGTCCTCCGCCACCGCGCGCCCGGCCTCGTGGAACAGGCCCAGCATGTTCAGCGCCTTCACGTTGCCGCGGCGGGCGGCGGCGGCGTAGAGGCGGTAGGCCTCGGCGTCGTCCGCCGCAACGCCCAGGCCCCGGCAATGCAGGTCGGCCAGATTGAACAGCGCCCACGCATCGCCCAGCTCGGCGGCCCGGCGGTAGTAAGCGGCGGCCTGGACGGGATCGGCGGGCACGCCCCAACCGTGCTCGTGGCAGCGGCCCAGCATGTTGACGGCGCGGGCGTCGCCGCTGCGGGCGGCGATGCGGAACCACTCCACCGCCCGCGCCCGCTCGGCCCCGCCGCGGTCGAGGCATTGCTGCCCCAGGGCGAGCTGCACGTCGATGATGTCCGGCCCGCCCGTCGAACGGGCGGCGGCTGCGCCGTCCCCCATGGCTTGGGCCATCACACCTCCGCCCAGCGCCGCAGAAGGTTGTGGTAGTGGTTGACCAGGGCCAGCACGGACGGGTGCTGGTCGCCCAGCTCCCGGCGCAGGTCGATGATCGCGACGTCGAGGTCGTAGAGCATCGCCCGCAGCCCGTCGTCCTTGACCAGCGACTGCGTGAAGAGGAAGGACGCCCAGCGCGAGCCTCGCGTCACCGGGGTCACCCGGTGCAGGCTGCTGGACGGGTAGACCACCGCGTGCCCCGCCGGCAGCTTCACGCCCTTGGTGCCGTAGGTGTCCTCGACGACGAGATCGCCGCCGTCATACTCGCCGGGATCGCTGAGGAAGATCGTGGTGGAGACGTCGGCCCGCAGGCGCATGCCGCCGGTGCCCGGAATGGCCCGGATGGCGTTGTCCACATGGTTGCCGTAGGTCATGTCCAGGTCGTAGCGGTTGAACATGGGCGGCAGGACGCGCAGCGGCAGGGCCGCGGAGTTGAAGGCCGGGTTGCGGCCCAGCGCCTTCAGGATGACTACGCCCAGTTCGCGGGCGGTGTCGCTCTCCTCCGGAATCTGCAGGTTGTTCTTGGCCAGCACCGCCTGGGAGCCCGCGGTGACGCGGCCGTCGACCCAGGGCGACGCCTCCAGCACCGCGCGGCAGTGGGCGACCTCGTCGGCGGTCAGAACGTCGGGGATTTGCAGAAGCACGGCGAAGGTTCCTTTGAATGAAAAGAGGCCGGACCGGCCCCCGGAGGATGGTCCGGGAACGCGGTCCGGCCCGGCCGGGATCAGAAGGTGACGCCGGCGGTCAGCATGAAGGTGCGGCCCGAGGCCGGCACCGCGCGCGAGGCGTTGAAGGCCGAGGCGTAGTTGCGGTGGTCGGTCAGGTTGTAGGCGTTGAGCGCCAGGGACAGGTTGTTGATCTCGTAGGACACCACGCTGTCCAGCGAGACCGTCTCCGGCACGCGGCCCGTGTTGGCGCTGTCGGCCCAGTATTCCGAGGCGTACTGGATGCCGCCGCCGACCATGACCTTGCCGGGCACGACGCCGGGGGCGAACTCGTAGGTCGACCACAGGCTGGCGTTGTGCTTCGGCACGTTCGGGGCCTCGTTGCCGACGACCGCCGCGTTGGTCCGCGACTCCCTGATCTCGCCGTCGAGGTAGGCGTAGCTGGCGTAGACGCTCCAGCCCTCGGTCACCTTGCCGCTGACCCCGGCCTCGAAGCCGCGGATGCGGGTGCCCAGGCCGGCCTCGGAGAAGCCGTCTGTGACCGTGCCGGTGGCGGGATCGACCGAGTAGGTGTTGCTCTTCTCGATCTGGAACAGCGCGCCGTTCACGCCCAGCCGCCCGCTGAAGAAGTCGGCCTTGCCGCCGACCTCGTACAGGTCGGTCTTCTCCGGATCGAAGTCGCGCCCGTTGCGCGGGGTCTCCGCCGTGCCGTTGGTGAGCTGGGCGGCGATGTCCACGCCGATCGGCTTGTTGGAGCGCGCGTAGGAGACGTAGAGCGACGCGTCCTTCGTCGGCTCGTAGATCAGGCTGGCCGACGGGCTGAGCGTCCGGGTGCTGGCGCTGCCGCCCGCCACCGCCGGGTCGGCGGCGCGGAAGGTGCTGCGGAAGTAGTCCCAGCGCAGGCCGCCCTGCACCGACAGCTGGTCGAACAGCCACACGCGGTCGGTGACGAACAGGCCGGTGTTGGCGACGCTCGATTCCCGCACGCCGGTCGCCGGGTAGGTCAGGAAGGCGTTGGCCGGGTAGCTGTGGCTGGGGTTGCGGATGGTCTGGGTGTTGGTGCGGTTGACCCAGGTGCCGCCGCGCCGCTCGTCCTTCTGGTAGCTGAGGTCCAGCCCGCCGTTGACCTTGTGGTAGAGGCCGAGGAAGGTGCCCTCCGCCTTGGCGCCCGCGACGTTCTGGACGCCCCAGCCCTTCTGCTTGAAGGCCAGACCGCCGCCGGCGCCGTAGGCGATCACCGGGTTGCCGCCGTTCAGGAAGAGCGTGCTGTTGGCCGCGGAGAGCGCCGCCGGGGCGGTGGAGACGAAATCGCGCTCGTAATGGCTGTAGCGGCTGTCGTTGTAGAAGGACAGGTTCTTGCTGACCTCGTGGGCCAGGGTCGAGGTCACGACGTGGTTGTCGGTGTCGTCGCGGTCCTTGTTGCGGACGTAGGACGTGGACCGGTCGAGCCCGAACTCCGGCGCCGGGCGGAACGTGCCGTCACGGCCGCGGACCATGGGCACGCCCATGTCCGGGATCTTGTCGCCGTCGAGGTAGGAGTAGTTCAGGTGCCAGGTCGTCGGGGTGCCCAGCCCCAGGCCCAGATCGGCGGCGATGCCCTTGCGCTTGGCCTCGACCTTGTCGCGGTCGGCCACGTCCTGGTCGTGGTACAGACCGTTGATGCGCAGCGCCGTCGTCTCGTTGATCGGCTGGTTCACGTCCACCGTGGTGCGGTAGGTGGGGCCGGAGCCGACCGACTGCTCGACCTTGTAGCGCTTGTCCAGCCCGGCCTTCTTGGTGCCCTGGTTGATGACGCCGCCGGAGTTGCCGACGCCGAAGCCGTTGCCCGACGGGCCCTTGAAGACCTGCACCGTCTCGGTGTTGAAGACGTCGTGGGTGTAGACGCCGAAGTCCTTCAAGCCGTCGGTGTAGATGTCGCCGCGGGCGGTCAGGCCGCGGATGCGGAACTGGTCGCCGTTCTGGCCGCCGTTGCCCTCGCCGGTCGAGATGGTGATGCCGGGGACGTTGCGCAGAACCTGCTCCAGCGTGGTGGCCTTCTGCTGCTCGATGATCTCTTCCGGAACGACGTTAACGACGCGGGGCGTGTCCTTGACCGTGTCGGGCAGGCGGGAGATGCCGGTGGGCTTGGCGTTCACGTTGCCGGTGTCGGCCGGACGGTCGGCGCCCACCCGCACCGGGTCGAGAACGGTGGCGTCACCGGCCGCGGTGCCAGGCGCGGTCCCCGCGCCAGACCCGGCCCCCGTTCCGGCCGTCTGCGCCTCGGCCACCGTCGCCAGGGTGGAGAAGGACATCGCCAGCCCGGCCGTCGCGGCGGCGCCGGCGATGATGGGTCGGAGGCGGTCGGGGACGTTCGATTGCAACATAAAGGCTCTCCCGAGAAATCGTCGTGGCGGATGCGCCGATCAGCGGCGGGTATCTACCAAGCGGGGAGGCGCCCCCTTCAACGGCGATCATTCAGAATAATTCTAAATTGCAAAATCACCGTCATTCAGCCCCATCGCTTTCAGGGATATGCCGTTTGGTGGAGCCCCGCGACGGGATCTCCGGCGGGTCGCCAGAGGCCTTGGAAAAACGGGTTTTTCATATTCGTCACAATGACTTAAAACGCCTGTTCAGAGGCTTTCAAAGGCCCCCGCGAGGGTCGGCGGGACCGGACTGTTGCAAAGCAGCAACGCCGATAATAAGAATTATTCTCAATACGCAGGTCGGCTGCG
This genomic interval carries:
- a CDS encoding 5'-nucleotidase C-terminal domain-containing protein → MPNRGSGGVGCFSGWRAVLAACAVAALGAVAPAASAAELSIVFTSTMADIEPVEGEGGLANLATLLRAKRGEGNTLFLHGGASLTAGVLSTFDRGAHMIDLLNELQPDLMAVTKRDLGFGKDELTLRSYEARFPFVSATTIDRNTGKVMEGLEPSALLDTPVGKIGVVSAISPELTVQYIVPDIEVRPPATIAAEARALRAQGANYVVAILDNAPEAVEALRGEPAIDALLQLSATGKDVLEADKGKVFGVHVNVKGSAFVLRLDGDGKAPPALAGADIVPLAGLPPDPAMEKRVGVYLARLSELLDINIGTTATPLDTRRAAVRTGENAFASLIADAMRGHFNTDVAFINGGNIRGNRQYEAGTVLTRRDIQRELPFRDTIIAVPLTGKALREALEVSAAGVDNQKGSFLHPSNMAVVYDLTQPAGSRVVSVTVGGKPLDPDASYSVALPNYLAQGGDGYGMLKSPVASSSSGAGGKLLWEIMAQHLTDRGTVSPRIDGRITAR
- a CDS encoding DUF2218 domain-containing protein, whose translation is MRHASSVRVPTPNGSRYLQQLCKHWAHNLTVEYTPEAGSVVFPRDARGADWPGDATLTLQARPDALDCRLDASSAEHLTALKGALERHLDRFAFREVPLAYPWQDEAA
- a CDS encoding PadR family transcriptional regulator, which translates into the protein MRRHHPGPRGDGPHGGPHGEGPRHGAGRHAAEGGWGHERRGGRGGRRGVFEASELRLVLLKLIADEPRHGYDLIRAVEELTGGGYVPSPGVIYPTLSLLEEMGHIAKADAEGARKPFAVTPDGTAQLAQDADTVAALFTRLAALATRREHTDGAPIRRAMENLKAVLMHRLGREGVDADTVHAAVSIIDEAAQRIERLP
- a CDS encoding siderophore ABC transporter substrate-binding protein — its product is MTAAVVGLAALAPIPGYAQDMTVRHAQGETRLPAKLDPVLVFDMTSLDTLDALGVAIAGVPTGLKPKHLAKYDGPSYAKIGTLFEPDYEAVNAAEPGLIIAGGRSAPKYAELSRIAPTLDMTTDQNDFLNSAIANAETLGRVFGKTALVKQKVDRLRASIAELKAVAGNAGKGLLILTTGGKMSAYGPGSRFGILHSEFGVQPAAPDLKVANHGQAISFEFILETNPDWLFVIDRDAAIGQDGTPARRFLDNDIVRRTTAWRKNQVVYLDGGNWYLVGGGLQALQQDVDNLLAALSRKS
- a CDS encoding ABC transporter permease translates to MPLATLGIGLLAIWSLFVGASDVGLATLFGDAPGQAAQVLLVSRLPRTLALILAGAAMAVSGLLLQMLVRNRFVEPSTAGTAESAIFGMMMVSLLAPEMPVLGRMAVASLCALAGTGLFLAILRQVPLRSPLVVPLVGIMLGGVITAMTDFIAYRRDLIQSVRGWEMGDFSAILLGRYELLWLSAALTVVAYLAADRFTVAGMGRDVATNLGIDHRKVMALGLVIVSMTTAAVIATCGMIPFLGLIVPNVVSLVRGDNMRGSLPWVALMGAGLVLACDIAGRLVIHPYEIPIGTMMGVIGSALFLYLLLRRSGHAG
- a CDS encoding iron chelate uptake ABC transporter family permease subunit, giving the protein MPADRRVLSPMVVLGGLSALTLLSIALFMTLGARGKWDFILAFRGTKVAAMVLVGYAVAVSTVLFQTITNNRILTPSVMGFDHLFRLIQTALVFQFGSGLVASLDPRLRFGVEVASMVVFSGLLYWWLFNGAGRGDNRRSLHLLLLVGIVFGVLFRSVTNFLQRVIDPNAFLTVQDRLFANFNRVDVELLAVSALVVLAVSLAGWRWMRTYDVLALGRDAAINLGVDHRRAVMGVLVMVSILVSVSTALVGPVTFFGLLVANLAYLVIRSHRHALILPAAVLLAVLTLVAGQLVLERVFGYNAALSIVIEFVGGLAFLFILVRGSAR
- a CDS encoding ABC transporter ATP-binding protein; the encoded protein is MIDVKNITKRYNGAVVVNGVSLSLPAGGVISLIGANGAGKSTLLSIISRLLPMSSGTVEIDGLDVTATPGEVLARRLSILRQDNQIMSRLTVEDLVAFGRYPHSKGRLTDEDRGHIRNALRYLDLEPLAGRFLDELSGGQRQRAFIAMVLCQDTEYILLDEPLNNLDVKHAVAMMKLFRRTADEFGKTIVLVLHDINFASCYSDRIVAMRDGRVVHQGPPEEIITPEVIRDVYGVEAQVMENAGQRIALYYQ
- a CDS encoding alpha-hydroxy acid oxidase, encoding MSIPADTVSLSDYERHFTARVDAATRAYIAGTGADGITRQANRDAYDRMRLMPRALRDLSGASAAATLFGQAMPYPILIAPMALHRLVHRDGERATAQAAGLTGTWMTVSTQSSVTLEEVAAAAGGPLWFQLYTQPRPEDTLTLVRRAEAAGYRALVLTVDAPVSGLRNIEQRAGFRLPDGIAPVNLAGLAPDPFTPSRPGSPVFQGMLHAAATWDTVRRLCAETRLPVLLKGIMNPDDVDPAIEAGAAGIIVSNHGGRTLDTLPAVAEVLPLVAARAAGRLPILADGGIRRGTDVLKALALGADAVLVGQPVLHALAVGGMAGVAHMLTILQTELEVAMALSGRARLAEIDRSVIFDPPRF
- a CDS encoding sel1 repeat family protein → MAQAMGDGAAAARSTGGPDIIDVQLALGQQCLDRGGAERARAVEWFRIAARSGDARAVNMLGRCHEHGWGVPADPVQAAAYYRRAAELGDAWALFNLADLHCRGLGVAADDAEAYRLYAAAARRGNVKALNMLGLFHEAGRAVAEDGAGARRLFQAAAEGGDCWGRFNHARLLLQDGRVEEALAWFARALETGFPDFYRGMAAALAGQPDPRLRALAQRAGELAESRSS
- a CDS encoding Fe2+-dependent dioxygenase, which gives rise to MLLQIPDVLTADEVAHCRAVLEASPWVDGRVTAGSQAVLAKNNLQIPEESDTARELGVVILKALGRNPAFNSAALPLRVLPPMFNRYDLDMTYGNHVDNAIRAIPGTGGMRLRADVSTTIFLSDPGEYDGGDLVVEDTYGTKGVKLPAGHAVVYPSSSLHRVTPVTRGSRWASFLFTQSLVKDDGLRAMLYDLDVAIIDLRRELGDQHPSVLALVNHYHNLLRRWAEV